CCATGCGCCCGTCCATAATCGTCCCGAAAAATCGTTCGCGCCTGGAGGTATTAATAGTCACGAAATACCAGCCGGACCATGAATAATCCCAATGCGGATGGCGGGCGGAGGGAACCCGATAATAGTGATTGAAAAAGTTATCCATAATATATATACGTATCCTCCATGAAATCCGTTAACCGTAAAGACGCGATTCATCGCGTCTCAGCACCCCCCACACATCGGCGTCCCCGCACCGCCGACGTCGCCGTAATCGGCGCGGGTCCCGCGGGTGCGACGGTCGCACGCATCCTCGCGGAAGGCGGGGCGCGGGTCCTCCTCTTCGACTATCGCGCTCCCTGGGAGAAGCCCTGCGGCGGGATGCTCAGTCCCGGGGCGATGGAGATTCTCCTGGAAGACGGTCCGTATCCGGGCTCGTGGGCGGCCACCACCGATATCGAGTATATCCTTCCGCGCGGTGACCGGTCCGTTCACGCGTTCCGGAAACCGGTCGCGCTCGTTTCGCGGCGCGAAATGGGCGAATACCTGCTGGGAAAGGCGACCAGCGGCGGTGCCGGGCATGTGGCGGAGAAGGTAACCGGCATTGCGCGCGCAAAGGCAGGCTGGGAGATACGGACGGCCCGCTCCACCTTCCATGCGCACACGCTCGCGGGGGCGGACGGCATGCACGGGATCGTGCGGGGGACGGTGAGCGCGCCAATTCGCCGGGCGGACATGGCGCTCTGCTGCGGTTATTTCCTGGACCCCCTGGAAAACGCGCGCCCCGTCATCCGGTTTTCGGATATGCAGGGATATGCGTGGATATTTCCCCGCGGGAACGACACGAGCGCGGGAATCGGCGCGCGGCACGGGGAGAAAAAAGGCGCGGACCTTTTCCGCGAGCTCGACGGGCTCATTGCGGATACGTGCCCCGGGGCGCGCGTAAGGTCCCGGTGGAGCGCGGTACTGCCCATGGCCGCGGAGCCCGGATTTTTCGATTCACCCTGCGCGGGCGACGGCTGGCTCCTCCTGGGAGACGCGGCGGGGCTCGCCCACCCCGTGACGGGTGAGGGCATCCTGTACGCGCTCCTGTCCGGCAGGCTCGCCGCGCAGTGCATCCTGGAAGGGGCGCCGCTGCACTACGACCAGGCCTGGCGCGCGGGGTATGGAGCGTTTCTCGCGGAATCCACCCGCATCGCCCGTGCCGATGCCGCGCTTGGACGGGACTTTGGGCCCGGGATGCGCGGAGCTCTCATGTACAAACGCTTCATGGAAATCATGCATTAAGGTTCGCACGGAGACCACCAGATGGCCGATACGAGCACACTCATGCGGTACTGCGCGTCACTCCGGTTCGGGAGCATCGAACCCTGCGGCGCGGAGCGCGCGCTTCTCGTTGAGCTCAACGACACGGTGCTCGCACTCCTGCGCAGTCTGCCGGAATCGCAGCACGCCCCCGCCTCCCTGTTCCTGATGGAATACTCGGGGTTAAAATTAGGGGGGCCGATAGACTTTTTCCGAAACTACCATGCCCCCGCCTGGTCGGTGCTCCACTGGATCGCCGCGCGCGCGGACAACCCCCGGAAACCCGATTCCTCCTTATTCCCGCGTCTTGCGCGCGGTCACGCGATGGCGATGCTCCTCCACTCGCTGGACGACCATCTTAACGACGGGGAGATTCCCTCCACACACCTTGCGCTCCTCGTGCGAAGCGAGGCATGGCGCGTCATGCGCGATTCATTTTCAATCGCCGAACGACCTGATGCGCTTGGTTCTGGAATCGCGGACTCCTGTATCGACGCGTATTACCGTGCTATAAGCTCCCCGCCGGACCGTGCAGGCCTGGACGCCTACTGCACGCACTTTCGGGGTCAAATGGCCACCTGGCTCGCCGGGCCGCTCCTTGCCGCGCGCGCAGTCTCGGATGATCCGGACTTCTACCGGGGCGTGCGCGAGTCCTACGAGTCGTTCGGAATCGCCTGGAGGCTCCTGGACGACATCCAGGACGTCGCCGCCGACGCGCGGGCGGGCGGGCACAGCGCCGTCTACCATGCGCTCGACGAGGAAGGTCGCGCGCTCTGGGACGGGCTTTCCATGCGACCTCCCGTAAAGGAAGCGGAGATTCCGGCTGAGCTTGTACGAGCGCTTGCCGCGCAGGACATATGCAGCGCTATTACAAACAGGATATGCGCAGAGCTCGCACGGGCGGAATCAATCGCCGCGCGGCATGCCATGCAGGGGCTTGCGGACGAGTTCCGCGTTCTGGCAGCCCCGCTCGCGCAGGAGAAATCAACGGGCTATGAGCGAATCTGAACTGCTCGAATCAATCACACAGGAAAACCTCACGCTCGAGGTGACGACACGCTGTACCAGCGCGTGCATGCATTGCTTCGCCCGCGCAGGACGCGCCGAATTCATAGATATGGCGCGGGAAATTGCTTCCGGGATAATTGATGAGGGGTTCGCGTGCGGCTACCGGCACCTTCACCTGACCGGCGGCGAGCCGCTTGTGTGGGAGGCGCTTTTCCCCGTTTTAGAGCATGCATTTACCAGGGGGTACGAATCCGCGTTCATCAACACCAACGGCATGCTTCTTTCGCGCGATATCTGCCGGGAACTCGCATCATTCAAGGCGGTCTCTCTTTCCATTAGCATCCAGGGCCCGGAGGGCCTGCATGACCGGATTCGGGGAGAGGATTCGTACCGGAAAGCCATCGCGGGATTGGAAGAAGCGCTCGGCTGTGGACTCGCGGTAAGCGTATTTTCCTCCACGGGGAGAAGCCTTCTTGCCGGCCTTCCTCGTTTTGCGGAATCTCTTTTTAGCGGATTCCCCGGCATCGACCGGCTTACCCTTATCCAGCTCATCCGCGTCCCCGGCGACGCGCTCGATCTTTCGGGAGAGCTTCTTACTCCGGGAGAATTCGTTTCGCTCGTACGTACGGCGGCGCTTCTGAACCTTTACGGCTATCGGATTTCCATCCAGGAGAATCCTCTCGCCCGGGCCGTGGCCGTGATCCTGGGCATGCCTTGGGTACCCGCTGCCCCGTCCCTGCATCGCGCGGGGCGCCTGGTTGTAATGGCGGACCTCTCCCTCACGCTTGCCCATTCCACCCGGGAGCCTGTCGGCGCCTACCGTCCCGGCTCACTGGCGGAAACCCTCGCTTCGGCAGAATACCGGGAGCGCACCCGACCCGATAATTTTATCTGCCCCCGTTGCAAATTCTTTTCATGCTGCCGTTCGGAGGGAATGCTTCGCCCTTCGGAACAATTCCGCGACATGGAGGAACACACGCCTTTCTGCGTGCGCGTCCTCGGAGAAGCGCAGGGTGCGCAGAATGTGTAAAATTATTTCTGGCGTCGTAACGGGAGCTTGCGCCAGGTGTGCGTATTTGGAATTATGCGGGGAATACGGCGTGCTTCCCGTGGTGGATTTTTCGGATGACGGGGGCGCGTTATTTTGCCGGCGCGTATTTGGCGGTGGGACGGAATCCCCATAAAAACGGAATCCCGGTAGAGACGCGATTAATCGCGTCTCTACCGGGATTCCGTTTACGGACTACGACGGGGGTTCTGTTTACGGACGACCAAAAACGCGTATCGGCCCCCTATGCCGTTTTACGCCTCCTGCTCTTCCGGTACCCGTACGAGAAATACAGTACCCCTCCCACCGTGAGCCACACGAGGAAACGCAGGTAGGTGATGGACGGGAGCCCCGCGATCAGGTACAGGCACGCCCCGATCCCCAGGCCGCACATGAGGGGCGCGAACGGGACCCGGAAGCCGCGCTTCCGGCCCGCTTCGGTTTTACGCAGTATGAGCACCCCGATGCAGACGAGAATGAACGCGAAAAGCGTCCCTATGTTGATGAGGTCCACCATCTCGTCGATGCTCGTGAAGGCGGCGAAGAAGGCGACGAAGACACCGGTCATGATCGTGGTTACGTGCGGCGTGCGGAAGCGGCTGTGCACCCGCGCGAACGAGGGCGGAAGGAGCTTGTCGCGCGCCATCGAGTAGAAAAGCCTGGTCTGGCCGATCTGGTTCACCACGATGACCGCCGTGTTCGCGATCACGGAGCCGAACGCGACGATGCCCGCGGCCCAGTTGAGCGCGTTGTAGCTCATCGCGATCGCGAGCGGCTCCGCCTTGTTCGACTGCGTGAAGACCGACAGCGGCACCATGCCCGTGAAAACGAGCGCGACGACGATGTATATGATGGTACAGATTATAAGGGATCCGATAATGCCTATGGGGAGGTTCCGCGACGGGTTTTTCGTCTCCTCGGCGGCGGTGGAGACCGCGTCGAAGCCGATGTAGGCGAAGAAGACGATGGCCGCCCCCGCCTGGATGCCCGCCATGCCGTTAGGCGCGAATGGAACCCAGTTCTCGGGCTTTATGTAGAAAAATCCCACGGACACGAAGAATCCCAGGATAAGGAGCTTCACGAGGACCATGACCGCGTTGAAGCGCGCCGATTCGCGTATCCCCACGATGAGGATCACCGTCACGAAGGTGACGATGCCGACGGCCGGAAGGTTGAAGATGATGGGAAGCCCCAGGACGTGCGGCGCGGTCGTGATCGCGTTATGGGCGTGCACGAAATTGCGCGCGATTTCCGGGAAGCCCATTCCCCTGCCGATAAGCTCCTGTATCTGCCCCGCCGCCGATGCGCTCATGGACCTGACAGCGTCCATGCTCTCCCCCGAGACGAGCATCGACGCCGCGCGGTAAAGCGTCTCGCCGCTGAACGCGCTCCGGTAGTCGGTCGTGAGCCAGTCGGGGATCAGGATGCCGAGCCCCCTCATGAGCTCGTTGAAATAGCCCGACCATGATATTGCTACCGCGATATTGCCCACGGCGTATTCTATGATAAGGTCCCAGCCTATGATCCAGGCGATGAACTCGCCCAGCGTCGCGTAGGCGTACGTGTAGGCCGATCCCGAGATGGGCACCATGGAGGAGAGCTCCGCGTAGCACAGCGCGGCGAAGCCGCAGGCGACCGCGGTGATCATGAAGGAGACTACGATCGCGGGACCCGCACCCGGGCGCATGGTGTCGCCCACCGCGGCGGTCCCCACCGTGGTGAATATCCCCGCCCCGAT
The DNA window shown above is from Spirochaetota bacterium and carries:
- a CDS encoding geranylgeranyl reductase family protein, coding for MKSVNRKDAIHRVSAPPTHRRPRTADVAVIGAGPAGATVARILAEGGARVLLFDYRAPWEKPCGGMLSPGAMEILLEDGPYPGSWAATTDIEYILPRGDRSVHAFRKPVALVSRREMGEYLLGKATSGGAGHVAEKVTGIARAKAGWEIRTARSTFHAHTLAGADGMHGIVRGTVSAPIRRADMALCCGYFLDPLENARPVIRFSDMQGYAWIFPRGNDTSAGIGARHGEKKGADLFRELDGLIADTCPGARVRSRWSAVLPMAAEPGFFDSPCAGDGWLLLGDAAGLAHPVTGEGILYALLSGRLAAQCILEGAPLHYDQAWRAGYGAFLAESTRIARADAALGRDFGPGMRGALMYKRFMEIMH
- a CDS encoding radical SAM protein: MPCRGLRTSSAFWQPRSRRRNQRAMSESELLESITQENLTLEVTTRCTSACMHCFARAGRAEFIDMAREIASGIIDEGFACGYRHLHLTGGEPLVWEALFPVLEHAFTRGYESAFINTNGMLLSRDICRELASFKAVSLSISIQGPEGLHDRIRGEDSYRKAIAGLEEALGCGLAVSVFSSTGRSLLAGLPRFAESLFSGFPGIDRLTLIQLIRVPGDALDLSGELLTPGEFVSLVRTAALLNLYGYRISIQENPLARAVAVILGMPWVPAAPSLHRAGRLVVMADLSLTLAHSTREPVGAYRPGSLAETLASAEYRERTRPDNFICPRCKFFSCCRSEGMLRPSEQFRDMEEHTPFCVRVLGEAQGAQNV
- a CDS encoding amino acid permease, with amino-acid sequence MESFLKSIFRRKSLDIIFAEAAANEKGLRRVLGPFDLVLLGIGAVIGAGIFTTVGTAAVGDTMRPGAGPAIVVSFMITAVACGFAALCYAELSSMVPISGSAYTYAYATLGEFIAWIIGWDLIIEYAVGNIAVAISWSGYFNELMRGLGILIPDWLTTDYRSAFSGETLYRAASMLVSGESMDAVRSMSASAAGQIQELIGRGMGFPEIARNFVHAHNAITTAPHVLGLPIIFNLPAVGIVTFVTVILIVGIRESARFNAVMVLVKLLILGFFVSVGFFYIKPENWVPFAPNGMAGIQAGAAIVFFAYIGFDAVSTAAEETKNPSRNLPIGIIGSLIICTIIYIVVALVFTGMVPLSVFTQSNKAEPLAIAMSYNALNWAAGIVAFGSVIANTAVIVVNQIGQTRLFYSMARDKLLPPSFARVHSRFRTPHVTTIMTGVFVAFFAAFTSIDEMVDLINIGTLFAFILVCIGVLILRKTEAGRKRGFRVPFAPLMCGLGIGACLYLIAGLPSITYLRFLVWLTVGGVLYFSYGYRKSRRRKTA